From Saccharomyces paradoxus chromosome IX, complete sequence, one genomic window encodes:
- the NEO1 gene encoding aminophospholipid-translocating P4-type ATPase NEO1 (aminophospholipid translocase (flippase)~similar to YIL048W) has protein sequence MPNPPSFKSHKQNIFNSNNNQHANSVDSFDLHLDDSFDAALDSLQINNNPEPLSKHNTVGDRESFEMRTVDDLDNFSNHSSDSHRKSSNTDTHPLMYDNHLSQDDNYKFTNIASSSPSSSNNIFSKALSFLKVSNTKSWSKFGSSIELSDQHIEREIHPDTTPVYDRNRYASNELSNAKYNAVTFVPTLLYEQFKFFYNLYFLVVALSQAVPALRIGYLSSYIVPLAFVLTVTMAKEAIDDIQRRRRDRESNNELYHVITRNRSIPSKDLKVGDLIKVHKGDRIPADLVLLQSSEPSGESFIKTDQLDGETDWKLRVACPLTQNLSETDLINRISITASAPEKSIHKFLGKVTYKDSTSSPLSVDNTLWANTVLASSGFCIACVVYTGRDTRQAMNTTTAKVKTGLLELEINSISKILCACVFALSILLVAFAGFHNDDWYIDILRYLILFSTIIPVSLRVNLDLAKSVYAHQIEHDETIPETIVRTSTIPEDLGRIEYLLSDKTGTLTQNDMQLKKIHLGTVSYTSETLDIVSDYVQSLVDSKNDSLNNSKVALSTTRKDMSSRVRDMILTLAICHNVTPTFEDDELTYQAASPDEIAIVKFTESVGLSLFKRDRHSISLLHEHSGKTLNYEVLQVFPFNSDSKRMGIIVRDEQLDEYWFMQKGADTVMAKIVENNDWLEEETGNMAREGLRTLVIGRRKLNKKIYEQFQKEYKDASLSMLNRDQQMSQVITKYLEHDLELLGLTGVEDKLQKDVKSSIELLRNAGIKIWMLTGDKVETARCVSISAKLISRGQYVHTITKVTRPEGAFNQLEYLKINRNACLLIDGESLGMFLKHYEQEFFDVVVHLPTVIACRCTPQQKADVALVIRKMTGKRVCCIGDGGNDVSMIQCADVGVGIVGKEGKQASLAADFSITQFCHLTELLLWHGRNSYKRSAKLAQFVMHRGLIIAICQAVYSICSLFEPIALYQGWLMVGYATCYTMAPVFSLTLDHDIEESLTKIYPELYKELTEGKSLSYKTFFVWVLLSLFQGSVIQLFSQTFTSLLDSDFTRMVAISFTALVVNELIMVALEIYTWNKTMFVTEIATLLFYIVSVPFLGDYFDLGYMTTVKYYAELLVILLISVFPVWTAKAIYRRLHPPSYAKVQEFATP, from the coding sequence ATGCCTAACCCTCCTTCATTTAAGTCACATAAGCAGAATATATTCAACTCCAATAATAATCAGCACGCAAACAGTGTAGATTCTTTTGACTTACATCTCGACGATTCATTTGACGCTGCCTTAGACAGTTTAcaaatcaataataacCCAGAACCACTTAGTAAGCATAACACTGTTGGAGATAGGgaaagttttgaaatgaGAACAGTAGATGACTTagataatttttctaacCATTCTTCGGATTCACATCGTAAGTCTTCAAACACAGATACCCATCCTTTGATGTATGATAATCACCTCTCGCAGGATGACAATTACAAATTTACTAATATTGCTTCATCGTCACCATCATCTTCaaacaatattttttcaaaagccCTCTCATTTTTAAAGGTATCTAACACAAAAAGCTGGTCCAAGTTTGGATCATCCATTGAACTCAGCGATCAACATATAGAAAGAGAAATACATCCAGATACGACCCCTGTGTACGACAGGAATAGATATGCGTCAAACGAACTATCTAATGCCAAATATAATGCCGTGACCTTTGTGCCAACTTTATTGTATGAACAgttcaaattcttttacaatttatactttttaGTTGTCGCATTATCACAGGCCGTTCCTGCACTAAGAATAGGGTATTTATCGTCGTATATCGTACCTTTAGCATTTGTGCTGACAGTAACCATGGCAAAGGAGGCTATAGATGATATTCAGAGAAGGAGACGTGATAGAGAATCAAACAACGAATTGTATCATGTAATAACGAGAAACCGTTCCATTCCAAGCAAAGACTTGAAAGTTGGAGATCTCATAAAAGTTCATAAAGGTGATCGTATTCCTGCTGATTTGGTTCTTTTGCAATCAAGTGAACCATCTGGAGAGTCATTTATAAAAACAGATCAGCTAGATGGTGAGACTGACTGGAAATTGCGTGTTGCCTGTCCCTTGACCCAAAATCTATCTGAGACTGACTTAATTAATAGGATTAGTATAACAGCCTCAGCCCCTGAGAAATCTATTCACAAATTTTTGGGTAAAGTTACTTACAAGGACTCTACTTCAAGCCCTTTATCTGTAGATAATACTCTTTGGGCGAACACTGTTCTAGCTTCCAGTGGATTTTGTATTGCTTGTGTTGTCTACACTGGTAGAGATACTAGGCAAGCCATGAATACAACCACAGCTAAGGTTAAAACTGGCTTGCTAGAGCTAGAGATCAATAGCATTTCCAAGATTCTTTGTGCATGCGTTTTTGCCTTGTCAATTCTTTTAGTTGCATTTGCCGGTTTCCACAATGACGACTGGTACATTGACATTTTGAGATATctgattttgttttctacCATCATTCCTGTCTCTTTAAGAGTTAATTTAGATTTAGCCAAAAGTGTTTATGCACATCAAATCGAGCACGATGAAACTATTCCTGAAACGATTGTTAGAACAAGCACAATTCCAGAAGATCTAGGCCGTATTGAATACCTTCTAAGCGATAAAACTGGGACGCTTACTCAGAATGATATgcagttgaagaaaatacaCTTGGGTACAGTATCGTACACTTCAGAAACATTAGACATTGTCTCCGACTATGTGCAATCTCTGGTAGACTCTAAAAATGATTCATTGAACAATTCCAAAGTTGCTCtatcaacaacaagaaaGGATATGTCTTCACGTGTACGTGATATGATTTTGACTCTAGCAATTTGTCATAACGTTACTCCcacttttgaagatgatgaactGACATATCAAGCAGCATCACCTGATGAAATCGCTATCGTTAAATTTACCGAATCGGTTGGCTTGtcccttttcaaaagagatcgtcattcaatttctttattacATGAACATTCTGGGAAAACTTTAAATTATGAAGTTTTACAAGTGTTTCCATTCAATTCTGATTCCAAGCGTATGGGTATCATTGTTCGCGATGAGCAACTGGATGAATATTGGTTTATGCAAAAGGGCGCCGATACAGTGATGGCAAAAATTGtggaaaataatgattgGCTAGAGGAAGAAACAGGAAACATGGCTCGTGAAGGTTTACGTACTTTGGTTATTGGTCGTAGAAAattaaacaagaaaatttatgaACAATTCCAAAAAGAGTACAAGGATGCCTCTTTGTCAATGCTAAATCGTGATCAACAAATGAGTCAAGTTATCACCAAGTACTTAGAACATGATCTTGAGTTGTTAGGTTTAACAGGTGTAGAAGACAAGTTACAAAAGGATGTGAAGTCCTCTATCGAGTTACTGAGAAATGCTGGTATTAAAATTTGGATGTTGACTGGTGATAAAGTTGAAACCGCTCGTTGCGTTTCCATAAGTGCAAAATTAATATCTCGTGGCCAGTACGTTCATACCATAACCAAAGTCACCAGACCGGAAGGTGCATTCAATCAGCTGGAGTACCTAAAAATTAATAGAAATGCTTGTCTTTTAATAGATGGTGAATCGTTGGGaatgtttttgaaacatTACGAAcaggaattttttgatgtcGTGGTCCACTTGCCTACTGTTATTGCTTGCCGTTGTACACCTCAACAAAAAGCAGATGTTGCTTTGGTAATTCGTAAAATGACAGGCAAAAGGGTATGTTGTATTGGTGACGGAGGTAATGACGTTAGTATGATCCAATGTGCAGATGTTGGAGTTGGGATTGTAGGAAAAGAGGGTAAACAAGCTTCCTTAGCTGCTGATTTTTCTATAACGCAATTTTGTCATCTTACCGAATTACTATTGTGGCACGGTAGAAATTCCTACAAAAGATCTGCTAAATTGGCTCAATTTGTTATGCATAGAGGTTTGATCATTGCAATTTGCCAGGCAGTATATTCTATTTGTTCATTGTTTGAGCCTATTGCCCTTTATCAAGGTTGGTTAATGGTCGGTTATGCCACCTGTTATACAATGGCCCCAGTCTTTTCATTAACTCTTGATCACGATATTGAAGAATCATTGACAAAAATATACCCAGAACTGTACAAAGAATTGACTGAAGGCAAGAGCTTATCATACAAGACATTCTTTGTTTGGGTTCTATTGTCGTTGTTCCAAGGTTCTGTAATCCAATTATTTTCCCAAACCTTTACTAGTTTGTTAGATTCTGATTTCACGAGGATGGTTGCCATCAGCTTCACTGCTTTGGTTGTAAATGAATTAATCATGGTTGCCTTAGAAATTTACACATGGAATAAAACAATGTTTGTTACGGAAATTGCTACTCTACTGTTTTACATCGTATCCGTCCCATTTCTTGGCGATTATTTTGATTTAGGTTATATGACTACCGTAAAGTACTATGCTGAACTTTTAGTTATTTTACTCATCTCGGTCTTCCCTGTCTGGACGGCAAAGGCAATTTATAGAAGGCTACATCCTCCGAGTTATGCAAAAGTGCAAGAGTTTGCCACTCCATAA
- the SYG1 gene encoding Syg1p (similar to YIL047C) has product MKFADHLTESAIPEWRDKYIDYKVGKKKLRRYKEKLDAEEERSSSYRSWMPSMSVYQTAYQQREPGNRRSDGDYRSGPAFKKDYSALQREFVADFIEDWLISFQLSKCNEFYLWLLRECDKKFEVLKSQLHYYSLQKNYERDNLNRSSSNVDMSTSLYAAGLADRSDSGVNSIDSDSRSVMYGSMPSTKEANKPHLSLLAYCQKVLKDNRLLPSWPKRGFSLLQDLRQDASSRGRETFAFGASFLDTMTTTQARNLLSNAIIEYYLYLQLVKSFRDINVTGFRKMVKKFDKTCHTRELTTFMSYARTHYILFKHADANVQLVAQQMQQITSSQPTPTSELSSAQRDKEPITWLETQITEWFTTALTNSPKDRKHNTHKLKKLTIQYSISEQMVHRNNRSIVQMLVVGLGIGVSMTLITYTLYLAISSEETSFTHKILFPLWGGWYMVLLIAFLFLVNCFIWHRTGINYRFIMLGEIQSKNGTQFFNNDFATSKIPLKLYFLTFFIVPCAVCSMLSFALEKLTPLGFLYIGIVTFLFLCPSGLIPYWDKVVHTRKWLVVTFIRLAMSGFFPVEFGDFFLGDIICSLTYSIADIAMFFCVYSHTPNNLCGSSHSRAMGALSCLPSYWRFMQCLRRFADSGDWFPHLLNAAKYTLGIAYNATLCAYRLSDRSEQRRTPFIVCATLNSLLTSAWDLVMDWSVAHNTTSYNWLLRDDLYLAGKKNWENGSYSFSRKLVYYFAMIWDVLIRFEWIVYAIAPQTIQQSAVTSFILATLEVLRRFVWIIFRVENEHVANVHLFRVTGDAPLPYPIAQVGDDSMDSSDLGSKTFSSLNDIPITPSHDNNPHSFAEPMPAYRGTFRRRSSVFENISRSIPWAHATDFQRPTVNTVDDRSPETDSESEVESIM; this is encoded by the coding sequence ATGAAGTTTGCTGACCATCTAACCGAGTCTGCCATCCCAGAATGGAGGGACAAGTATATCGATTATAAGGTCGGCAAGAAGAAGCTTCGCCGCTATAAGGAAAAGCTGGACGCCGAAGAGGAGCGATCCAGCTCCTACCGGAGCTGGATGCCCTCCATGTCGGTATACCAGACTGCATATCAGCAGAGAGAGCCTGGCAACAGGCGCAGCGACGGAGACTACCGCTCCGGACCTGCCTTCAAGAAAGACTACTCTGCTTTGCAGAGAGAGTTCGTCGCTGACTTCATTGAGGACTGGTTGATCTCGTTCCAGTTGAGCAAATGTAACGAGTTCTACCTTTGGCTGCTAAGGGAGTGCGACAAGAAGTTTGAGGTTTTGAAGTCGCAACTGCACTATTACTCGCTGCAAAAGAACTACGAGCGCGACAACTTGAACCGGTCTAGTTCGAATGTTGACATGTCCACAAGTCTGTATGCAGCAGGCCTTGCTGACCGTTCTGACTCCGGGGTCAATAGTATCGACAGCGATAGCCGGTCTGTTATGTACGGGTCAATGCCCTCTACCAAAGAGGCCAATAAGCCGCATCTGTCGCTGCTAGCGTATTGTCAGAAAGTACTTAAGGACAATAGGCTGTTGCCATCATGGCCCAAGCGCGGATTTTCACTGCTGCAGGATTTGAGGCAGGATGCGTCTTCGAGGGGTCGCGAGACGTTTGCCTTTGGGGCTTCTTTTCTGGATACTATGACGACGACGCAGGCCAGAAACTTGTTAAGTAACGCCATAATCGAGTACTATCTGTACTTGCAATTGGTCAAGTCGTTCCGGGATATCAACGTGACCGGGTTCCGTAAAATGGTCAAAAAGTTTGATAAAACATGTCACACAAGAGAGCTGACCACGTTCATGTCGTACGCTAGGACCCACTACATCCTTTTCAAGCATGCGGATGCCAACGTGCAGTTGGTTGCACAGCAGATGCAACAAATAACCAGCTCGCAACCGACACCCACTTCGGAGCTCTCCTCCGCCCAAAGAGACAAAGAGCCCATCACTTGGTTGGAAACGCAGATCACCGAGTGGTTTACCACCGCGTTGACTAATTCACCCAAGGACAGGAAACACAACACCCAtaagttgaagaaattgaccATTCAGTACTCCATCTCCGAACAAATGGTCCATAGAAACAATAGATCGATTGTGCAGATGCTTGTTGTCGGGCTGGGCATTGGTGTGTCAATGACTTTGATCACTTACACTTTGTATTTGGCTATCAGCTCTGAGGAAACGTCATTTACGCACAAGATTTTGTTCCCACTGTGGGGTGGTTGGTATATGGTTTTGCTGATCGcgttcctttttcttgttaatTGTTTTATCTGGCATAGAACCGGGATTAATTATAGATTTATTATGCTGGGTGAGATTCAATCCAAGAATGGTACGCAGTTCTTCAACAATGATTTTGCCACAAGTAAAATTCCGCTCAAATTGTATTTCTTGACTTTCTTCATAGTACCTTGTGCGGTCTGTTCCATGTTAAGTTTCGCTTTGGAAAAACTTACACCCTTAGGATTCTTATACATCGGTATTGTGACTTTCCTGTTTCTATGTCCCTCTGGTCTCATCCCATATTGGGACAAAGTCGTGCACACTAGAAAATGGTTGGTGGTCACTTTTATCAGACTGGCGATGTCTGGTTTTTTTCCCGTTGAGTTTggtgatttcttcttgggAGATATTATTTGTTCGTTGACGTATTCTATTGCGGATATCGCTATGTTCTTTTGTGTTTACTCTCATACTCCCAATAATTTATGTGGTTCTTCACATTCCAGGGCAATGGGTGCCTTATCCTGCTTACCGAGCTATTGGAGATTCATGCAATGTTTACGAAGATTTGCAGATTCTGGTGATTGGTTCCCTCATCTTTTGAACGCCGCTAAATATACCTTGGGTATAGCGTATAATGCCACACTTTGTGCTTACAGATTGTCAGACCGTTCAGAACAAAGGAGAACCCCTTTTATTGTGTGTGCCACATTGAATTCCCTCCTCACTTCTGCCTGGGATTTAGTCATGGATTGGTCCGTTGCGCACAATACCACTTCTTACAATTGGTTGCTAAGGGATGATTTGTATTTAGCTGGTAAGAAAAATTGGGAAAACGGCAGTTATTCATTCAGCAGGAAGTTagtttattattttgctATGATTTGGGATGTCCTCATTAGATTTGAGTGGATTGTATACGCGATTGCTCCTCAAACAATTCAGCAAAGTGCTGTGACGTCGTTTATATTGGCTACTTTGGAAGTGTTGAGAAGATTCGTTTGGATCATCTTCAGAGTTGAAAATGAACATGTTGCTAATGTTCACCTGTTCAGGGTTACTGGCGACGCACCCTTGCCCTACCCAATTGCACAAGTTGGTGATGATTCTATGGACAGCAGTGATTTAGGTTCAAAGACCTTCTCATCATTGAACGATATACCTATCACGCCTTCACATGACAACAATCCTCACAGCTTTGCTGAACCCATGCCCGCCTACCGTGGAACGTTTAGAAGAAGGTCCTCCGTATTTGAGAACATTTCGAGGTCCATTCCTTGGGCGCATGCGACTGATTTCCAGAGGCCAACTGTCAATACTGTCGATGATAGATCGCCTGAGACAGACAGTGAAAGTGAAGTGGAAAGTATTATGTGA
- the MET30 gene encoding ubiquitin-binding SDF ubiquitin ligase complex subunit MET30 (F-box protein containing five copies of the WD40 motif~similar to YIL046W): MRRQTQRMMSFEDEDKEDVDNNNSSEMTDTAMMPPLKRLLIAGSGEDLPQGSSGKKKMTMATRLPSSSPDLATNDSGTRVQPLPEYNFTKFCYRHNPDIQFSPTHTACYKQDLKRTQEINANIAKLPLQEQSDIHHIISKYSNSNDKIRKLILDGILSTSCFPQLSYISSHVTHMIKIDFISILPQELSLKILSYLDCQSLCNATRVCRKWQKLADDDRVWYHMCEQHIDRKCPNCGWGLPLLHMKRARIQQSNAGSNSNTEIQTQTTRPWKVIYRERFKVESNWRKGHCRIQEFKGHMDGVLTLQFNYRLLFTGSYDSTIGIWDLFTGKLIRRLSGHSDGVKTLYFDDRKLITGSLDKTIRVWNYITGECISTYRGHSDSVLSVDSYQKVIVSGSADKTVKVWHVESRTCYTLRGHTEWVNCVKLHPKSFSCFSCSDDTTIRMWDIRTNSCLKVFRGHVGQVQKIIPLTIKDVENLATDNTSDGSSLQDDSIMADGVGESDTPSDEQETVLDENIPYPTHLLSCGLDNTIKLWDVKTGKCIRTQFGHVEGVWDIAADNFRIISGSHDGSIKVWDLQSGRCMHTFNGRRLQRETQPTQTQSLGDKVAPIACVCIGDSECFSGDEFGCVKMYKFDLSD, from the coding sequence ATGAGGAGACAGACGCAACGGATGATGAGTTTCGAGGACGAGGACAAGGAAGAcgttgataataataacagcAGTGAAATGACAGACACGGCGATGATGCCACCTTTAAAGAGATTGCTTATTGCGGGCAGCGGCGAGGATTTGCCACAGGGATCATCGggtaagaagaagatgacgatgGCGACGAGGTTGCCATCGTCATCACCCGATTTAGCAACAAACGATAGCGGCACTAGGGTACAGCCATTGCCAGAATATAACTTCACCAAGTTTTGCTATCGACATAACCCGGATATTCAGTTCTCACCAACTCATACAGCATGCTACAAACAGGATTTGAAGCGAACGCAAGAGATCAATGCCAACATTGCAAAACTGCCACTGCAGGAGCAATCAGACATCCACCACATAATCTCGAAGTACAGCAATTCCAACGACAAAATACGGAAGCTGATCCTGGATGGGATCCTATCGACGAGTTGCTTCCCGCAGCTTTCATATATTTCGTCACATGTTACGCACATGATCAAGATCGATTTTATCAGTATTCTGCCGCAGGAGCTGTCGCTGAAGATTTTGAGCTATCTGGATTGTCAGTCCCTTTGCAACGCCACGAGGGTATGCCGCAAATGGCAGAAACTCGCCGATGACGACAGGGTATGGTACCACATGTGCGAGCAGCACATAGATAGGAAATGCCCCAACTGTGGCTGGGGGCTACCTCTTTTGCACATGAAACGTGCCCGGATACAACAGAGCAATGCCGGATCTAACAGCAATACAGAAATTCAGACGCAAACTACGCGACCTTGGAAGGTCATCTACAGGGAACGATTCAAAGTGGAGTCAAATTGGAGGAAGGGCCACTGCAGGATTCAGGAATTCAAGGGCCACATGGATGGCGTGTTGACGCTCCAGTTCAACTACAGGCTTTTATTTACGGGGTCGTACGACTCCACCATAGGAATATGGGACCTGTTCACGGGGAAGCTAATACGAAGGCTCAGCGGCCATTCAGACGGCGTCAAGACATTGTATTTCGACGACAGGAAGCTGATTACCGGCTCGCTCGATAAGACGATCCGTGTTTGGAACTACATAACGGGTGAATGTATCTCCACGTATCGAGGCCATTCGGATAGCGTTCTGAGCGTGGACTCATATCAGAAGGTTATCGTTTCCGGCAGCGCTGACAAAACGGTCAAAGTTTGGCACGTGGAGTCAAGGACATGTTACACTTTAAGAGGCCACACAGAATGGGTCAATTGCGTCAAATTGCATCCAAAGAGCTTTTCATGTTTTAGTTGTAGTGACGACACCACAATACGAATGTGGGATATCAGAACCAATTCGTGCCTGAAAGTGTTCAGGGGTCATGTCGGGCAAGTACAAAAGATCATACCGCTCACCATAAAGGATGTAGAGAATTTAGCCACCGACAACACTTCTGATGGCAGCTCTTTGCAGGATGACTCGATAATGGCCGATGGTGTAGGTGAATCAGACACACCATCCGATGAGCAAGAGACCGTTCTGGATGAAAACATACCTTATCCCACCCATCTGCTCTCTTGCGGACTGGACAACACAATCAAACTATGGGACGTCAAAACCGGCAAATGCATAAGAACACAGTTTGGACACGTGGAAGGTGTTTGGGACATCGCCGCTGACAACTTCAGAATCATAAGTGGGTCCCACGACGGAAGCATCAAGGTCTGGGACTTGCAAAGCGGGAGATGTATGCACACCTTCAACGGACGAAGACTACAAAGGGAAACTCAGCCCACCCAAACACAATCCTTGGGCGACAAAGTTGCCCCCATCGCTTGCGTTTGTATTGGCGATTCGGAATGCTTCAGCGGTGATGAGTTCGGATGCGtaaaaatgtataaatTCGATCTCAGTGATTAG